TTGCCCCGCTCGGCGTTCTCGACGCTGATGTCCTTCAGGACGACCTGCATGCCGGCGCGCGCGCAGGAGTAGGCGATGCCGGCGCCCATCATGCCGGCACCGAGCACGGCGACCTTCTCCGCGGTGTAGCGGTCGTAGCCGTCCGGCCGCGAGCGCCCCTGGTTGATGGCCTGCAGGTCGAAGAAGAACGCCTTGGTCATGTTCTTCGCGACCTGGCCGATGACCAGCTCGGTGAAGTAGCGGGACTCGATCTCCCACGCGCGGTCGACGGGGACCTGGGTGGACTCGACCGAGACGGCGAGGATCGCCCGCGGGGCCGGCATGGGGGCCCCCTTGAGCTGCTTGCGGAGGGTGGAGGGGATGCCGGGCAGCATCGCCGCGAACGACGGCTTGGAGGGGGTCCCGCCGGGGATCCGGTAGCCCTCGGCGTCCCACGGCTGGCTGGCCTCGGGGTTCGCCTCGATGAACCGACGGGCGGCCACCATCAGCTCGTCCTCGGAGTCGACCAGCTCGGAGATGATCCCGAGCTCGTGGGCCTTCTCGGCTGACAGGTCCTGGCCCTGCACCATCACGTTCATCAGCGCGCTGACCACGCCGAGCATCCGGGTCAGCCGCACGATCCCGCCGCCGCCGGGCAGCAGGCCCAGCTTCACCTCGGGCTGCCCGAACTTGGCGCGGGACCCCGCCACGGCGACCCGGTGGTGGCAGGCCAGCGCGATCTCGAGCCCGCCGCCGAGGGCGGTCCCGTTCAGCGCGGCCACGACGGGCACGCCGAGGGTCTCGAGGGTCCGCAGCTGCGTCTTGATCCGCATCGACTGGTCGTAGATCGCCTGCGCATCCGCCGGACCGGCGCGGTACAGGTCGCGCAGGTTCCCCCCGGCGAAGAACGTCTTCTTCGCCGACGTCAGCACGACCCCCTTCACGGACTCGCGCTCGTCCTGCAACCGCCGGACCGTCGCGTCCAACGACTCGACGAAGTCGGCGTTCATCGTGTTCGCACCGGCGTTCGGATCATCGAAGGTAAGGACGACGACCCCGTCATCCCCCTTCTCCCACCGGATCACGTTCGTGTAGTCAGACATCTCAGTTCCTTCCAAGTTCTCTCAAGAGCAGATCGCGGAGCGGGTTCAACCGCAGCGGCCGTGCGAGGCCGCGGGTGGGGACGGGTCGGGGAGGGAGGACTTGGCGAGCACGCGAACGGAGTGAGCAGCGCAAGCCCCGACCGGAACGACCCGGCACCGACCGCGGCCGGGACCAAGCACCGGCCCCGACCAACGCCGGGACCAGGCACAACCCGCAGCTACACCCGCTCCACGATCGTCGCGATCCCCATGCCCCCACCCACGCACAGCGTGGCCAGGCCGGTGGACAGGTCGCGCCGCTCGAGCTCGTCGACCAGGGTCCCGAGGATCATCGCGCCGGTCGCGCCCAGGGGGTGGCCCATGGCGATGGCGCCGCCGTTGACGTTGGTCCGCTCGTGGGGGATGCCGAGGTCGCGCATGGTCTTCAGCGCGACGGCGGCGAACGCCTCGTTGATCTCGAGCAGGTCGATGTCGTCGGCGGTCATGCCCGCCTTGGCCAGCGCCTTCTGCGACGCCGGGGTCGGGCCCGTCAGCATGATCGTCGGCTCGGAGCCGGTGACGGCGACCGACCGCACCTTCGCGCGGGCGGTGAGCCCGTTCCGCTCCCCCGCCTCCTCGCTGCCGAGCAGCACCAGGCCGGCGCCGTCGACGATGCCCGAGGAGTTCCCGGCGTGGTGGACGAAGGTGATCCGCTCGACGTGGGGGTACTTCTGCAGCGCGACCTCGTCGAAGCCGGCCATCTGCGCCTGCGCCTCGAACGACGGCCGGAGCTTCGCGAGCCCCTCCATGGTGGTCTCGGGCCGGACGTGCTCGTCGCGGTCGAGGATGGTCAGGCCGCTGTGGTCGACGACCGGGACGAGGGACTTGTCGAAGTACCCGTTGGCCTGCGCCTTGGCGGCGCGGACCTGGGACTCGAGGGCGAACGCGTCGACGTCCTCGCGGCTGAACCCCTCGATCGTGGCGATGAGGTCCGCGCCGATCCCCTGGGGGACGAAGTAGCTGTCGAAGGCCGTCGCCGGGTCCATCGCCCACGGCCCGCCGTCGGAGCCCATCGGCACGCGCGACATCGACTCGACGCCACCGGCGAGGATCAGGTCCTCCCAGCCGGAGCGGACCCGCGACGCGGCCTGGTTGACCGCCTCGAGGCCGGAGGCGCAGAAGCGGTTGAGCTGTACGCCGGCGACCGGCTCGGGCCAGCCGGCGGCGATGACCGCGGTGCGGGCGAGGTCGGCGCCCTGGTCGCCCACGGGCGACACCACGCCGGTGATGACGTCGTCGATCGTGGCGGGGTCGAGCTCGGGGTTGCGCGTCTCGAGGGCGTGCAGCAGCCCGGTCAGCAGGTCGATGGGCTTGGTCGTGTGCAGCGCACCGGACGCCTTGCCCTTGCCGCGCG
The DNA window shown above is from Euzebya sp. and carries:
- a CDS encoding acetyl-CoA C-acetyltransferase, with the translated sequence MDEVNDVYIYDALRTPRGKGKASGALHTTKPIDLLTGLLHALETRNPELDPATIDDVITGVVSPVGDQGADLARTAVIAAGWPEPVAGVQLNRFCASGLEAVNQAASRVRSGWEDLILAGGVESMSRVPMGSDGGPWAMDPATAFDSYFVPQGIGADLIATIEGFSREDVDAFALESQVRAAKAQANGYFDKSLVPVVDHSGLTILDRDEHVRPETTMEGLAKLRPSFEAQAQMAGFDEVALQKYPHVERITFVHHAGNSSGIVDGAGLVLLGSEEAGERNGLTARAKVRSVAVTGSEPTIMLTGPTPASQKALAKAGMTADDIDLLEINEAFAAVALKTMRDLGIPHERTNVNGGAIAMGHPLGATGAMILGTLVDELERRDLSTGLATLCVGGGMGIATIVERV